A single window of Sphaerodactylus townsendi isolate TG3544 linkage group LG05, MPM_Stown_v2.3, whole genome shotgun sequence DNA harbors:
- the LOC125433184 gene encoding activity-dependent neuroprotector homeobox protein isoform X3 encodes MFQLPVNNLGSLRKARKTVKKILSDIGLEYCKEHIEDFKQFEPNDFYVKNTTWEDVGLWDPSLTKNQDYRTKPFCCSACPFSSKFFSAYKSHFRNVHSEDFENRILLNCPYCTFNADKKTLETHIKIFHAPNANTQSSGISTFKEKNKHDSLKPKQADSVEQAVYYCKKCTYRDPLYEIVRKHIYREHFQHVAAPYIAKASEKSLNGAVSLSSGTREEVMIHCKRCLFMPKSYEALVQHVIEDHERIGYQVTAMIGHTNVVVPRSKPLMLIAPKPQDKKPLGLPPRMGPLSPGNVRSLSSQQMMNRLNIPKPTLNSGGVNMMSNVHLQQNNYGVKSVPPSYVGHTGRLSLTGSSPVSLSQQSQSMKQYSPSGNGRPYPLGGEPRSQASARYSLQSANTSSLSAGSLKSTLAQSQAASRVLSQSTPKPVGAGTTGASAVNTSSTQKWKICTICNELFPENVYSVHFEKEHKAEKVPAVANYIMKIHNFTSKCLYCNRYLPTDTLLNHMLIHGLSCPYCRSTFNDVEKMAAHMRMVHVDEEMGPKTDSTLTFDLTLQQGSHTNIHLLVTTYNLRDAPAESVAYHAQNTPPVPPKPQPKIQEKADIPIKSSPQAAVPYKKDVGKTLCPLCFSILKGPISDALAHHLRERHQVIQTVHPVEKKLTYKCIHCLGVYTSNMTASTITLHLVHCRGVGKTQNGQDKSNVPSRLNQSPGAGPVKRTYEHMEFSLMKKRKMDDDDSPSVFEEKPEEPVVLALDPKGHEDDSYEARKTFLTKYFNKQPYPGRREIEKLAASLWLWKSDIASHFSNKRKKCVRDCEKYKLGVLLGFNMKELNKVKHEMDFDDEWLFENHDEENSRVNASKTVDKKIILDKGNESSSDSYENIEEEFNESNSPFAESVSNSGHKASVNSINENQDESIPKEETEEVTLVSPEKTDQKEEEEDPKHKDTCHTEPTKLVADGSDSDGDQVDHDDAIEWKDEASPSESGPGSQQLSDLEDNTSEVKPEAWTDESSQSEDVNNSKPVVETKGVVSESDEEQTKWKNSSYGKVDEFWSKDQSQWKNATEIEESLSNQQMEWQNSTIDSEDGDQFDSVTDGVTESMHSGLTGVELSSQQA; translated from the exons ATGTTCCAGCTTCCTGTCAACAACCTTGGCAGTTTAAGAAAAGCCCGGAAAACTGTGAAAAAGATACTAAGTGACATCGGTTTGGAATACTGTAAAGAGCATATAGAA GATTTTAAACAATTTGAACCGAATGACTTCTATGTGAAAAACACTACATGGGAAGATGTTGGATTGTGGGACCCTTCACTTACAAAAAATCAG gatTATCGGACAAAACCCTTCTGCTGCAGTGCGTGTCCCTTTTCTTCGAAGTTCTTTTCAGCGTACAAAAGTCACTTCCGGAATGTTCATAGCGAAGACTTCGAAAACAGGATTCTTCTTAATTGTCCCTACTGTACTTTCAATGCAGACAAAAAGACTTTGGAAAcgcacattaaaatatttcatgctCCAAATGCCAATACACAAAGTAGCGGCATCAGCacttttaaagagaaaaacaagcatgATAGCCTTAAACCTAAGCAGGCTGACAGTGTAGAGCAAGCTGTTTATTACTGTAAGAAGTGCACTTACCGAGATCCTCTCTACGAAATAGTTAGAAAGCACATTTACAGGGAACATTTTCAGCATGTTGCTGCTCCATACATTgcaaaggcaagtgagaaatcaCTCAATGGGGCAGTGTCCTTGAGTTCTGGTACCCGAGAGGAGGTTATGATTCACTGTAAACGATGCCTTTTTATGCCGAAGTCATATGAAGCTTTAGTGCAGCATGTTATCGAAGACCATGAGCGTATAGGATATCAGGTAACAGCAATGATAGGGCATACAAACGTGGTGGTCCCAAGATCCAAACCATTGATGCTAATAGCTCCAAAACCACAGGATAAAAAGCCCTTGGGACTTCCTCCAAGGATGGGGCCCCTCTCCCCTGGAAATGTCCGGTCTCTTTCATCACAGCAGATGATGAATCGGTTGAATATACCAAAGCCTACATTAAATTCTGGAGGAGTTAATATGATGTCTAATGTTCACTTGCAGCAAAACAACTATGGGGTAAAATCAGTACCACCAAGTTATGTTGGCCACACAGGAAGGCTAAGTTTAACTGGTAGTTCTCCAGTTTCCTTGTCCCAGCAGTCTCAGTCAATGAAGCAGTATTCTCCAAGTGGAAATGGACGGCCATACCCACTTGGAGGGGAACCAAGATCACAGGCTTCAGCAAGATACTCTCTTCAGTCTGCCAACACATCTTCACTTTCAGCAGGATCACTGAAATCAACATTAGCTCAGTCTCAGGCAGCTTCCAGAGTATTAAGCCAGTCCACACCCAAGCCTGTGGGAGCTGGTACTACAGGTGCCTCTGCTGTCAATACTTCCTCaactcagaaatggaaaatttgtACAATCTGTAATGAGCTGTTCCCTGAAAACGTGTACAGTGTTCATTTTGAAAAAGAGCACAAGGCTGAGAAGGTGCCTGCTGTTGCGAACTACATCATGAAAATACACAATTTCACTAGTAAATGTTTATATTGTAATCGCTACTTGCCTACTGACACGCTGCTTAACCACATGTTGATCCACGGTCTGTCTTGTCCCTACTGCCGCTCAACGTTCAATGATGTTGAAAAGATGGCTGCCCATATGCGAATGGTTCATGTAGATGAAGAAATGGGACCTAAAACTGATTCCACTTTAACCTTTGATCTGACGTTGCAGCAGGGCAGTCACACCAATATACATTTACTCGTAACAACTTACAACTTGAGAGATGCACCTGCTGAATCGGTAGCTTACCACGCTCAAAATACGCCTCCAGTTCCTCCAAAACCACAGCCAAAAATTCAGGAGAAAGCGGATATACCCATAAAAAGTTCTCCTCAAGCTGCAGTTCCCTACAAAAAAGATGTAGGGAAAACACTTTGTCCCTTGTGCTTTTCAATCTTGAAAGGACCGATCTCCGATGCACTGGCACATCACTTAAGGGAAAGGCATCAAGTCATTCAAACAGTTCATCCAGTAGAGAAAAAGCTTACGTACAAATGTATACATTGTCTTGGAGTGTACACCAGTAATATGACTGCCTCAACTATAACCCTGCACCTTGTCCACTGCAGAGGTGTTGGAAAGACCCAAAATGGTCAAGACAAATCTAATGTGCCCTCTCGACTAAATCAGTCTCCAggtgcagggcctgtaaaacgtaCTTATGAGCACATGGAATTTTCtttaatgaagaaaagaaaaatggatgacGACGACTCCCCTTCTGTCTTTGAGGAGAAGCCTGAAGAACCTGTAGTTCTAGCTTTAGATCCCAAGGGTCATGAGGATGATTCTTACGAAGCCAGAAAAACGTTTCttacaaaatatttcaataaGCAACCCTACCCCGGTAGGAGGGAAATTGAAAAGTTAGCTGCCAGTCTTTGGCTATGGAAATCTGACATTGCTTCACACTTCAGCAACAAGAGGAAGAAATGTGTTCGAGATTGTGAAAAGTATAAATTGGGAGTTCTGCTAGGATTCAACATGAAAGAATTAAATAAGGTTAAACATGAAATGGATTTTGATGATGAGTGGCTTTTTGAAAACCATGATGAAGAGAATTCTAGAGTCAACGCTAGCAAAACAGTTGATAAAAAAATCATCTTAGATAAAGGTAATGAAAGTTCCTCAGACAGTTATGAGAATATAGAAGAAGAATTCAATGAAAGCAATAGTCCTTTTGCAGAATCTGTTTCCAATTCTGGTCATAAAGCCTCTGTTAATAGCATAAATGAGAACCAAGATGAAAGCATACCCAAGGAGGAAACTGAGGAAGTCACCCTAGTATCTCCAGAAAAAACAGaccaaaaagaagaggaagaagatccAAAACATAAAGACACTTGTCATACAGAGCCAACAAAACTGGTAGCTGACGGCTCTGACAGTGATGGTGACCAAGTAGATCACGATGATGCTATTGAATGGAAAGATGAAGCATCACCATCTGAAAGTGGACCTGGTTCTCAGCAACTATCTGACCTTGAAGATAATACATCTGAAGTGAAACCGGAAGCTTGGACGGACGAATCATCCCAAAGTGAAGATGTTAATAATAGCAAACCAGTTGTAGAAACTAAAGGTGTTGTCTCTGAGAGTGATGAAGAACAGACAAAGTGGAAGAATAGTTCCTATGGAAAAGTAGATGAGTTTTGGTCTAAGGACCAATCACAGTGGAAAAATGCAACAGAAATTGAGGAGAGCTTGTCAAATCAGCAGATGGAATGGCAGAATAGCACAATTGACAGTGAAGATGGAGATCAGTTTGACAGTGTGACTGATGGGGTTACAGAATCAATGCACAGCGGCCTAACTGGGGTAGAGCTGAGTAGCCAGCAAGCATGA
- the LOC125433184 gene encoding activity-dependent neuroprotector homeobox protein isoform X1, whose product MVSKVKKPKKGEMGKTNGKGLSRRSLRAAAKETMFQLPVNNLGSLRKARKTVKKILSDIGLEYCKEHIEDFKQFEPNDFYVKNTTWEDVGLWDPSLTKNQDYRTKPFCCSACPFSSKFFSAYKSHFRNVHSEDFENRILLNCPYCTFNADKKTLETHIKIFHAPNANTQSSGISTFKEKNKHDSLKPKQADSVEQAVYYCKKCTYRDPLYEIVRKHIYREHFQHVAAPYIAKASEKSLNGAVSLSSGTREEVMIHCKRCLFMPKSYEALVQHVIEDHERIGYQVTAMIGHTNVVVPRSKPLMLIAPKPQDKKPLGLPPRMGPLSPGNVRSLSSQQMMNRLNIPKPTLNSGGVNMMSNVHLQQNNYGVKSVPPSYVGHTGRLSLTGSSPVSLSQQSQSMKQYSPSGNGRPYPLGGEPRSQASARYSLQSANTSSLSAGSLKSTLAQSQAASRVLSQSTPKPVGAGTTGASAVNTSSTQKWKICTICNELFPENVYSVHFEKEHKAEKVPAVANYIMKIHNFTSKCLYCNRYLPTDTLLNHMLIHGLSCPYCRSTFNDVEKMAAHMRMVHVDEEMGPKTDSTLTFDLTLQQGSHTNIHLLVTTYNLRDAPAESVAYHAQNTPPVPPKPQPKIQEKADIPIKSSPQAAVPYKKDVGKTLCPLCFSILKGPISDALAHHLRERHQVIQTVHPVEKKLTYKCIHCLGVYTSNMTASTITLHLVHCRGVGKTQNGQDKSNVPSRLNQSPGAGPVKRTYEHMEFSLMKKRKMDDDDSPSVFEEKPEEPVVLALDPKGHEDDSYEARKTFLTKYFNKQPYPGRREIEKLAASLWLWKSDIASHFSNKRKKCVRDCEKYKLGVLLGFNMKELNKVKHEMDFDDEWLFENHDEENSRVNASKTVDKKIILDKGNESSSDSYENIEEEFNESNSPFAESVSNSGHKASVNSINENQDESIPKEETEEVTLVSPEKTDQKEEEEDPKHKDTCHTEPTKLVADGSDSDGDQVDHDDAIEWKDEASPSESGPGSQQLSDLEDNTSEVKPEAWTDESSQSEDVNNSKPVVETKGVVSESDEEQTKWKNSSYGKVDEFWSKDQSQWKNATEIEESLSNQQMEWQNSTIDSEDGDQFDSVTDGVTESMHSGLTGVELSSQQA is encoded by the exons AAACTATGTTCCAGCTTCCTGTCAACAACCTTGGCAGTTTAAGAAAAGCCCGGAAAACTGTGAAAAAGATACTAAGTGACATCGGTTTGGAATACTGTAAAGAGCATATAGAA GATTTTAAACAATTTGAACCGAATGACTTCTATGTGAAAAACACTACATGGGAAGATGTTGGATTGTGGGACCCTTCACTTACAAAAAATCAG gatTATCGGACAAAACCCTTCTGCTGCAGTGCGTGTCCCTTTTCTTCGAAGTTCTTTTCAGCGTACAAAAGTCACTTCCGGAATGTTCATAGCGAAGACTTCGAAAACAGGATTCTTCTTAATTGTCCCTACTGTACTTTCAATGCAGACAAAAAGACTTTGGAAAcgcacattaaaatatttcatgctCCAAATGCCAATACACAAAGTAGCGGCATCAGCacttttaaagagaaaaacaagcatgATAGCCTTAAACCTAAGCAGGCTGACAGTGTAGAGCAAGCTGTTTATTACTGTAAGAAGTGCACTTACCGAGATCCTCTCTACGAAATAGTTAGAAAGCACATTTACAGGGAACATTTTCAGCATGTTGCTGCTCCATACATTgcaaaggcaagtgagaaatcaCTCAATGGGGCAGTGTCCTTGAGTTCTGGTACCCGAGAGGAGGTTATGATTCACTGTAAACGATGCCTTTTTATGCCGAAGTCATATGAAGCTTTAGTGCAGCATGTTATCGAAGACCATGAGCGTATAGGATATCAGGTAACAGCAATGATAGGGCATACAAACGTGGTGGTCCCAAGATCCAAACCATTGATGCTAATAGCTCCAAAACCACAGGATAAAAAGCCCTTGGGACTTCCTCCAAGGATGGGGCCCCTCTCCCCTGGAAATGTCCGGTCTCTTTCATCACAGCAGATGATGAATCGGTTGAATATACCAAAGCCTACATTAAATTCTGGAGGAGTTAATATGATGTCTAATGTTCACTTGCAGCAAAACAACTATGGGGTAAAATCAGTACCACCAAGTTATGTTGGCCACACAGGAAGGCTAAGTTTAACTGGTAGTTCTCCAGTTTCCTTGTCCCAGCAGTCTCAGTCAATGAAGCAGTATTCTCCAAGTGGAAATGGACGGCCATACCCACTTGGAGGGGAACCAAGATCACAGGCTTCAGCAAGATACTCTCTTCAGTCTGCCAACACATCTTCACTTTCAGCAGGATCACTGAAATCAACATTAGCTCAGTCTCAGGCAGCTTCCAGAGTATTAAGCCAGTCCACACCCAAGCCTGTGGGAGCTGGTACTACAGGTGCCTCTGCTGTCAATACTTCCTCaactcagaaatggaaaatttgtACAATCTGTAATGAGCTGTTCCCTGAAAACGTGTACAGTGTTCATTTTGAAAAAGAGCACAAGGCTGAGAAGGTGCCTGCTGTTGCGAACTACATCATGAAAATACACAATTTCACTAGTAAATGTTTATATTGTAATCGCTACTTGCCTACTGACACGCTGCTTAACCACATGTTGATCCACGGTCTGTCTTGTCCCTACTGCCGCTCAACGTTCAATGATGTTGAAAAGATGGCTGCCCATATGCGAATGGTTCATGTAGATGAAGAAATGGGACCTAAAACTGATTCCACTTTAACCTTTGATCTGACGTTGCAGCAGGGCAGTCACACCAATATACATTTACTCGTAACAACTTACAACTTGAGAGATGCACCTGCTGAATCGGTAGCTTACCACGCTCAAAATACGCCTCCAGTTCCTCCAAAACCACAGCCAAAAATTCAGGAGAAAGCGGATATACCCATAAAAAGTTCTCCTCAAGCTGCAGTTCCCTACAAAAAAGATGTAGGGAAAACACTTTGTCCCTTGTGCTTTTCAATCTTGAAAGGACCGATCTCCGATGCACTGGCACATCACTTAAGGGAAAGGCATCAAGTCATTCAAACAGTTCATCCAGTAGAGAAAAAGCTTACGTACAAATGTATACATTGTCTTGGAGTGTACACCAGTAATATGACTGCCTCAACTATAACCCTGCACCTTGTCCACTGCAGAGGTGTTGGAAAGACCCAAAATGGTCAAGACAAATCTAATGTGCCCTCTCGACTAAATCAGTCTCCAggtgcagggcctgtaaaacgtaCTTATGAGCACATGGAATTTTCtttaatgaagaaaagaaaaatggatgacGACGACTCCCCTTCTGTCTTTGAGGAGAAGCCTGAAGAACCTGTAGTTCTAGCTTTAGATCCCAAGGGTCATGAGGATGATTCTTACGAAGCCAGAAAAACGTTTCttacaaaatatttcaataaGCAACCCTACCCCGGTAGGAGGGAAATTGAAAAGTTAGCTGCCAGTCTTTGGCTATGGAAATCTGACATTGCTTCACACTTCAGCAACAAGAGGAAGAAATGTGTTCGAGATTGTGAAAAGTATAAATTGGGAGTTCTGCTAGGATTCAACATGAAAGAATTAAATAAGGTTAAACATGAAATGGATTTTGATGATGAGTGGCTTTTTGAAAACCATGATGAAGAGAATTCTAGAGTCAACGCTAGCAAAACAGTTGATAAAAAAATCATCTTAGATAAAGGTAATGAAAGTTCCTCAGACAGTTATGAGAATATAGAAGAAGAATTCAATGAAAGCAATAGTCCTTTTGCAGAATCTGTTTCCAATTCTGGTCATAAAGCCTCTGTTAATAGCATAAATGAGAACCAAGATGAAAGCATACCCAAGGAGGAAACTGAGGAAGTCACCCTAGTATCTCCAGAAAAAACAGaccaaaaagaagaggaagaagatccAAAACATAAAGACACTTGTCATACAGAGCCAACAAAACTGGTAGCTGACGGCTCTGACAGTGATGGTGACCAAGTAGATCACGATGATGCTATTGAATGGAAAGATGAAGCATCACCATCTGAAAGTGGACCTGGTTCTCAGCAACTATCTGACCTTGAAGATAATACATCTGAAGTGAAACCGGAAGCTTGGACGGACGAATCATCCCAAAGTGAAGATGTTAATAATAGCAAACCAGTTGTAGAAACTAAAGGTGTTGTCTCTGAGAGTGATGAAGAACAGACAAAGTGGAAGAATAGTTCCTATGGAAAAGTAGATGAGTTTTGGTCTAAGGACCAATCACAGTGGAAAAATGCAACAGAAATTGAGGAGAGCTTGTCAAATCAGCAGATGGAATGGCAGAATAGCACAATTGACAGTGAAGATGGAGATCAGTTTGACAGTGTGACTGATGGGGTTACAGAATCAATGCACAGCGGCCTAACTGGGGTAGAGCTGAGTAGCCAGCAAGCATGA
- the LOC125433184 gene encoding activity-dependent neuroprotector homeobox protein isoform X2, with product MCGVLPKHGYCTSLSCCCMLQDMVSSETMFQLPVNNLGSLRKARKTVKKILSDIGLEYCKEHIEDFKQFEPNDFYVKNTTWEDVGLWDPSLTKNQDYRTKPFCCSACPFSSKFFSAYKSHFRNVHSEDFENRILLNCPYCTFNADKKTLETHIKIFHAPNANTQSSGISTFKEKNKHDSLKPKQADSVEQAVYYCKKCTYRDPLYEIVRKHIYREHFQHVAAPYIAKASEKSLNGAVSLSSGTREEVMIHCKRCLFMPKSYEALVQHVIEDHERIGYQVTAMIGHTNVVVPRSKPLMLIAPKPQDKKPLGLPPRMGPLSPGNVRSLSSQQMMNRLNIPKPTLNSGGVNMMSNVHLQQNNYGVKSVPPSYVGHTGRLSLTGSSPVSLSQQSQSMKQYSPSGNGRPYPLGGEPRSQASARYSLQSANTSSLSAGSLKSTLAQSQAASRVLSQSTPKPVGAGTTGASAVNTSSTQKWKICTICNELFPENVYSVHFEKEHKAEKVPAVANYIMKIHNFTSKCLYCNRYLPTDTLLNHMLIHGLSCPYCRSTFNDVEKMAAHMRMVHVDEEMGPKTDSTLTFDLTLQQGSHTNIHLLVTTYNLRDAPAESVAYHAQNTPPVPPKPQPKIQEKADIPIKSSPQAAVPYKKDVGKTLCPLCFSILKGPISDALAHHLRERHQVIQTVHPVEKKLTYKCIHCLGVYTSNMTASTITLHLVHCRGVGKTQNGQDKSNVPSRLNQSPGAGPVKRTYEHMEFSLMKKRKMDDDDSPSVFEEKPEEPVVLALDPKGHEDDSYEARKTFLTKYFNKQPYPGRREIEKLAASLWLWKSDIASHFSNKRKKCVRDCEKYKLGVLLGFNMKELNKVKHEMDFDDEWLFENHDEENSRVNASKTVDKKIILDKGNESSSDSYENIEEEFNESNSPFAESVSNSGHKASVNSINENQDESIPKEETEEVTLVSPEKTDQKEEEEDPKHKDTCHTEPTKLVADGSDSDGDQVDHDDAIEWKDEASPSESGPGSQQLSDLEDNTSEVKPEAWTDESSQSEDVNNSKPVVETKGVVSESDEEQTKWKNSSYGKVDEFWSKDQSQWKNATEIEESLSNQQMEWQNSTIDSEDGDQFDSVTDGVTESMHSGLTGVELSSQQA from the exons ATGTGTGGTGTTCTTCCCAAACATGGATACTGTACATCTCTCAGTTGCTGTTGCATGTTACAAGACATGGTCAGTTCAG AAACTATGTTCCAGCTTCCTGTCAACAACCTTGGCAGTTTAAGAAAAGCCCGGAAAACTGTGAAAAAGATACTAAGTGACATCGGTTTGGAATACTGTAAAGAGCATATAGAA GATTTTAAACAATTTGAACCGAATGACTTCTATGTGAAAAACACTACATGGGAAGATGTTGGATTGTGGGACCCTTCACTTACAAAAAATCAG gatTATCGGACAAAACCCTTCTGCTGCAGTGCGTGTCCCTTTTCTTCGAAGTTCTTTTCAGCGTACAAAAGTCACTTCCGGAATGTTCATAGCGAAGACTTCGAAAACAGGATTCTTCTTAATTGTCCCTACTGTACTTTCAATGCAGACAAAAAGACTTTGGAAAcgcacattaaaatatttcatgctCCAAATGCCAATACACAAAGTAGCGGCATCAGCacttttaaagagaaaaacaagcatgATAGCCTTAAACCTAAGCAGGCTGACAGTGTAGAGCAAGCTGTTTATTACTGTAAGAAGTGCACTTACCGAGATCCTCTCTACGAAATAGTTAGAAAGCACATTTACAGGGAACATTTTCAGCATGTTGCTGCTCCATACATTgcaaaggcaagtgagaaatcaCTCAATGGGGCAGTGTCCTTGAGTTCTGGTACCCGAGAGGAGGTTATGATTCACTGTAAACGATGCCTTTTTATGCCGAAGTCATATGAAGCTTTAGTGCAGCATGTTATCGAAGACCATGAGCGTATAGGATATCAGGTAACAGCAATGATAGGGCATACAAACGTGGTGGTCCCAAGATCCAAACCATTGATGCTAATAGCTCCAAAACCACAGGATAAAAAGCCCTTGGGACTTCCTCCAAGGATGGGGCCCCTCTCCCCTGGAAATGTCCGGTCTCTTTCATCACAGCAGATGATGAATCGGTTGAATATACCAAAGCCTACATTAAATTCTGGAGGAGTTAATATGATGTCTAATGTTCACTTGCAGCAAAACAACTATGGGGTAAAATCAGTACCACCAAGTTATGTTGGCCACACAGGAAGGCTAAGTTTAACTGGTAGTTCTCCAGTTTCCTTGTCCCAGCAGTCTCAGTCAATGAAGCAGTATTCTCCAAGTGGAAATGGACGGCCATACCCACTTGGAGGGGAACCAAGATCACAGGCTTCAGCAAGATACTCTCTTCAGTCTGCCAACACATCTTCACTTTCAGCAGGATCACTGAAATCAACATTAGCTCAGTCTCAGGCAGCTTCCAGAGTATTAAGCCAGTCCACACCCAAGCCTGTGGGAGCTGGTACTACAGGTGCCTCTGCTGTCAATACTTCCTCaactcagaaatggaaaatttgtACAATCTGTAATGAGCTGTTCCCTGAAAACGTGTACAGTGTTCATTTTGAAAAAGAGCACAAGGCTGAGAAGGTGCCTGCTGTTGCGAACTACATCATGAAAATACACAATTTCACTAGTAAATGTTTATATTGTAATCGCTACTTGCCTACTGACACGCTGCTTAACCACATGTTGATCCACGGTCTGTCTTGTCCCTACTGCCGCTCAACGTTCAATGATGTTGAAAAGATGGCTGCCCATATGCGAATGGTTCATGTAGATGAAGAAATGGGACCTAAAACTGATTCCACTTTAACCTTTGATCTGACGTTGCAGCAGGGCAGTCACACCAATATACATTTACTCGTAACAACTTACAACTTGAGAGATGCACCTGCTGAATCGGTAGCTTACCACGCTCAAAATACGCCTCCAGTTCCTCCAAAACCACAGCCAAAAATTCAGGAGAAAGCGGATATACCCATAAAAAGTTCTCCTCAAGCTGCAGTTCCCTACAAAAAAGATGTAGGGAAAACACTTTGTCCCTTGTGCTTTTCAATCTTGAAAGGACCGATCTCCGATGCACTGGCACATCACTTAAGGGAAAGGCATCAAGTCATTCAAACAGTTCATCCAGTAGAGAAAAAGCTTACGTACAAATGTATACATTGTCTTGGAGTGTACACCAGTAATATGACTGCCTCAACTATAACCCTGCACCTTGTCCACTGCAGAGGTGTTGGAAAGACCCAAAATGGTCAAGACAAATCTAATGTGCCCTCTCGACTAAATCAGTCTCCAggtgcagggcctgtaaaacgtaCTTATGAGCACATGGAATTTTCtttaatgaagaaaagaaaaatggatgacGACGACTCCCCTTCTGTCTTTGAGGAGAAGCCTGAAGAACCTGTAGTTCTAGCTTTAGATCCCAAGGGTCATGAGGATGATTCTTACGAAGCCAGAAAAACGTTTCttacaaaatatttcaataaGCAACCCTACCCCGGTAGGAGGGAAATTGAAAAGTTAGCTGCCAGTCTTTGGCTATGGAAATCTGACATTGCTTCACACTTCAGCAACAAGAGGAAGAAATGTGTTCGAGATTGTGAAAAGTATAAATTGGGAGTTCTGCTAGGATTCAACATGAAAGAATTAAATAAGGTTAAACATGAAATGGATTTTGATGATGAGTGGCTTTTTGAAAACCATGATGAAGAGAATTCTAGAGTCAACGCTAGCAAAACAGTTGATAAAAAAATCATCTTAGATAAAGGTAATGAAAGTTCCTCAGACAGTTATGAGAATATAGAAGAAGAATTCAATGAAAGCAATAGTCCTTTTGCAGAATCTGTTTCCAATTCTGGTCATAAAGCCTCTGTTAATAGCATAAATGAGAACCAAGATGAAAGCATACCCAAGGAGGAAACTGAGGAAGTCACCCTAGTATCTCCAGAAAAAACAGaccaaaaagaagaggaagaagatccAAAACATAAAGACACTTGTCATACAGAGCCAACAAAACTGGTAGCTGACGGCTCTGACAGTGATGGTGACCAAGTAGATCACGATGATGCTATTGAATGGAAAGATGAAGCATCACCATCTGAAAGTGGACCTGGTTCTCAGCAACTATCTGACCTTGAAGATAATACATCTGAAGTGAAACCGGAAGCTTGGACGGACGAATCATCCCAAAGTGAAGATGTTAATAATAGCAAACCAGTTGTAGAAACTAAAGGTGTTGTCTCTGAGAGTGATGAAGAACAGACAAAGTGGAAGAATAGTTCCTATGGAAAAGTAGATGAGTTTTGGTCTAAGGACCAATCACAGTGGAAAAATGCAACAGAAATTGAGGAGAGCTTGTCAAATCAGCAGATGGAATGGCAGAATAGCACAATTGACAGTGAAGATGGAGATCAGTTTGACAGTGTGACTGATGGGGTTACAGAATCAATGCACAGCGGCCTAACTGGGGTAGAGCTGAGTAGCCAGCAAGCATGA